A stretch of Bacillus pseudomycoides DNA encodes these proteins:
- a CDS encoding phage holin family protein, translated as MRWILSLLVNSVVLIVVSGLLKGIAPDAFYIENIQTAIIASIILSILNVFVKPLLILITLPITVLTFGFFLIVINAITLEMTDSLLGDAFNISGFGVAIIAAICISILNMLIDKVIVEPLSEKE; from the coding sequence ATGAGATGGATTCTATCACTTCTTGTGAATAGCGTTGTGTTAATTGTTGTATCAGGTCTTTTAAAGGGAATTGCACCAGACGCATTTTACATAGAAAATATACAAACGGCAATTATTGCGAGCATTATTTTATCGATTTTAAATGTGTTTGTAAAACCGTTATTAATTTTAATTACGTTACCGATTACGGTGTTAACATTTGGATTCTTCCTAATCGTAATTAACGCAATTACGCTAGAAATGACAGATTCCTTATTAGGTGATGCTTTTAATATATCAGGATTTGGTGTAGCGATTATTGCAGCAATTTGTATTTCGATTTTAAATATGCTGATTGATAAAGTAATTGTAGAGCCGTTATCTGAAAAGGAATAG